TACTTTCTGAGTTGTCTCTTTTCTGTAATAATCTAAGTGCCCTTTCAACATTGTTTTTAGTATATTTGAGAGTGCTTTCAGCCTGTTCCTCAGAGAATCCTGCATCAACAATTTTCTGTACATTTGCATCTAATAGTGGCTTAGTGCCTCCACCAAATAcctgtaaaataaaagtattttcacaTTATTTTTGCACTCAACTAAACTTCCAAAAATTGTAACACAACAACACTGCAGAGGAATTGTGTGTAAAAGCTCTGTAGTAATATGTCTTAGTATACTGTCTACTAGTCCAGTCGTAAGCCTAGTTCACTGTCAGAAAGATGACAAGATGAATACCTTTTTAACACCAGACATCCTCTGTGCTTCTGCGATTGCTCCTTTCCTCTGAGCTTCAAACTCAGCATTGTCTTGTTTAGATGCCTCTTGTAaacttttaaattgtttgtCAACTGGTAATTCTTCTAATCTTTGGCCAAATGGAATCCATGGTGGTGGACCTCCATCTGCACCGTCTATACCACCTACAAAATTGTCACCAAGTAgttaatacttattttattgactttttctaaaaattgtaatattactGATTCATATACTTTGTAATGTGTGTTTACTGGTATATATTTTACAGTAATTTGTAACTGTGAAGCAAAAGAGTGAAATTAGTAAAGCACAGCATTTGGACTCACCTCTAGTATGTTTTGCTAGACTTCTATTGAGCTCCCATTTCTCAATCATATGAGAAACTTTACCCCCCAACACTGAGATTACCATAGGAGTCAACCAAATGACACCATGACACACTTCAAGATCTTCATCCTTAAGCAATACTTTTGTCCCTGGGGGCGTGTTAATTCCCAGGTTAGGAATATGAGTTGTCTCTAAGCCCGTACAAGAAGATTTCCCGTCGTGCAAAGTGATTTTTAACATACGAGGGGCTGATGTTGATTCCTCGTTTGCCTTAGGGGCTGCCACATTTCTTATCTTCTGGATTTGAACAACTATAGGCTTCTCTAACTTGGTTAGGTCTTTTGGGAACTCCTCGGGAAAGGCTGCCTCGCCTATGTCCCTCAAATCGAACTGAAATAAAAGGCAAGTCAGTGCTATCCATCAAAATCTGTGTGGGACGATTAATGATCGGCGAACTACATAATGAAAGTTTTTACAGTACTTACGTCTAGGGCTCTGCGGCTAAGGATATTTACATCTTGTATTTGGCCATTTTCGCTAATAGTATCAATACCATCCTCACTCAAGTGCCTAAAAGAAACATCGTAATGTtgcatttaataaaactaaactatacCAGTTTTCAGGACTTAATATATGTTTCACTTACCATCCCAGATCCCTGAGACTATCTCTGAGTGTCATGTTTTCatttgtgttaaaaatatatcacaaaattaaagaaattgataaataaaaccTCACAGACACACCGTATCCCACTTGGCcatttgtcaaatgtcaaattgaCTTTTTTTATACAGATTATAAAACAGGATgtgtgttttttaattaaaatattattttgacttAGAATCTTACTTTTTCAGATTAGTCTGAAATATTAGTAAATGTACAAACATCAAACAGCAAACAGACATTATCTCATAACTACTACCTTCTACTAGTAATGAGCTTTAAAATATAGCCCTTATTTGGacatattatgaaaattttattagaaaaagtcggttaaaaagtaaaacaaattcATTACGGATTATTGTCAATTATCACTGTCATTGTCAGTGCCAAAAGGTCAATGTACCGCTATCTTACGTTTACATTTTTGTGCTTATTGCTTACTTTTGATAAACAtctttttatctaaataattattgattgaTAAAGTTTTAcgtttatcattttatattatctgATTCTATATTAACTCTTCCCATCGCAATGTCTACGGTAAGTCCTTAATACGGTCTTTATGAATATTTACTACAATGTATAgctttaaatatcaaataaatgtaCATTAAAGTAGTTTTACTaggtaaattacaataaattttatctatttattaattaaatataccaATTTCAACAACTGAAACGTATTGGCATAGATAACTGTTGGATTAAATTGAACATATTGTACGAAATTCGTGTTTATTTGAACAGGTGgctatttatcatattttttacagACACACATATTCAACGTGGAAATGACCTGTGAAGGCTGTTCAGGAGCAGTTGACAGGGTGTTAGGGAGATTAAAAGGTCAAGGAGTAGACAGTGTCTCCATCTCATTACCTGAGCAGAAAGTGTCTGTGACATCAACACTAAGCTCTGATCAACTACttgaaattataaagaaaacggGAAAAAAGACCACCTATGTTGGCTCAGAATAGAAAAGAAATAACCTAATCCTATTATTGAACAGTCAAGAATTTTATACAACAATTTTTTAAGGATCTCCTTCCAAAATATGGGTTAATCCATGTGTTTAAAACATTGTGAAAAACATGTTATAATAAGTCTTAacacataaaataatgtaaataagaaATCATATAATGGCTTTATAAGTTTTGTAGTCATGATTATCCAAAGGTAAATGTAaccaaatttgtaaaaaaatctttctatgcaagtagaaaaaaaaaaccatagaaACCAATGTTTAGCAGATATTATCTTGCATTAACAAATCTAATTAATATTGGTTGTATAGCTCTTTGAATtgttacattaattatattgcttgtttcatattatattgtttgttgTTTAATCATTAAAAGTAGTGCAGCTCTGGTACAATAAGACTAAAAGTTTTAAAGCTATAGtaccaaataaaattaagaaaaattatattttttacaaataaatacttctttttatttttttattattacatcacattattataatatcacaaatattaataataaatgaattaattctAATCATTCTTGCTGATCGCATCTTCCAGTGTGTTAAGCCTTAAATCAACAAGATCTACGGCTTCATGCAGTGCATTCAAATGATCAACAATAGCATTCACAGTTGGCAATACATCAGCACATTCACATTCCTTTATTTTATCCAGTTTATCCAATCCACTTGTAAAAGTTGTGTTCAGtctttttaccttttttacaACAGGTTCACTTATCTGTCTGTTGGTTTGACCAAGAATTTTAAAACCGCTATTAATGGGAAAACTTCTCTTTCGACCCACCCATTCTATAGTCCCACTAGTGTAACATACGTCGTTATCTCCAAGTTTGATCATACCATAAATGTCTTCATAGTTTTTCTCTGTTCCGattgatttgttaataattttgggCACAGTGTATGTGCCTGGTGTTGGTGGTGTGCGAGGAATGTGGCTGATGTGACCTACACTGTAAGACAAACATGCCGCTGACTCACATTCACCATGGCATTCTGAATTTGTATTGCCAATAACATTTTGGGAATTGCCAACATTTGCCGAATTAGGTCTAGAGCCATGATATTCGCTTTGCCACATTGAATCTATGGCAGTACTGTGAGCATTTGGAGCACCTTCTTGAAAACTTGCATTTCTTACAGACTCATTTGCAACGTCTATTGCATTATCAATATGAGCAAAGTTGGTCACAGGATACTTTTTGCTGTGATAGCATAAATACCACATCTTCACACCCTATGAGGTGGATTAATAAgagtttaattaatgttttatttgctgTAACATGTTCCTAGTATAATCACAATTCTCTCTGAAGTCTAGTTTTTGAATGgctatagtatattttatttttgtactttcCAATGATTCACCCTGAACAATATGgattatttattagtagttTCCTTATGATAAAATTGGATGCCTCTAGCTATCTACTCTTACATTAACTACCTTACTACTAaatttactactactatttttgataaccttttattctttttttatcacTAACTTTAGTATTTGGACATTTAGGTCTTGGGGTTACAGAATTTTCAGCAACATTCTCCTTAATTTCAACAAGTTCAGTGAAGTTTGTTTTCCATAAAGAAACCTGGAAAAAGAagagaatttttcaataaataatgattaactatattttttagaattatattattcgttttaggtatttttaagtttagtttAGATATTAAAACTGTTTGTAGGAAGGTTTACATTTTCagacaattgttttttaaacaatgcaACTCCCTTTTTTCATTGTTATTCCTTACAACCTGTTTTCCCTGGTACAGGAATagaatatcatttatttctttgtaaaagataaaaaaaatatattgaactttttcaattttttcaacttttttaaaatcatgATTGAACTTCACagttaatttcagttttatattacaataaaatatataaaaacattaaccATTTTGTCATCACCagctgtatattataataaagtatataaaaacattaaccATTTTGTCATCACCagctgtatattataataaagtatataaaaacattaaccATTTTGTCATCACCagctgtatattataataaagtatataaaaacattaaccATTTTGTCATCACCagctgtatattataataaagtatataaaaatattaaccatTTTGTCATCACCAGCTGAAGCAAAGGATTGCCCACTAGGAGAAAAGGTTACAGCATTTACTGCCCCATTATGGCCGCTCAGTGTAAAGATTGGGTGCCCCTCCAATAGATCTAAAATCTGAAACATCATGATATTAACACACTAAATACACTGACAATTTTCAATTCATACTAAGAATTGTTTGCATCTTTGCTTAAATTAATGATAGGAAAATTAATTAGTATAAGAGTAGAAATATAAAACCTTGTACATCAATGCATAAAACTCACCTTCATTTTACCATCTTTACTTGCAGTCAATATGTAACTCCCACTTGGATGAAATGCTAGCTGTGTTACTGCATCATTGTGGACACTGAAACAAAGacttatacattaaaaaaatattgaaatccaTAAAAACTATAGATTATTACAATTCTAATAAAGTTCGCAAGtcggcaagtttgttgatgacactcccatgatatgggggcgacgggggggagactgcgcgggtgtgaagtcgtgcgtgcggggaagtgaggtgcatcaatcgtgggtttttcattcattgctacatGCCCCCTGGCCTGCACGGACCATctggagtgttacaaacgaagttaaACAAACTATACTCTACATTTACTTTGTGCTTATGTAATGAATAAGTCTCTACACTACAGTCTACACAACACAAATGAACtagtagtatattttatataataaaaaattacaaacctGTAGTACTGAACAAGATTATGAGTTCTGAcatcatataattttatattcccTTTTGATGTACCAACAGCAATATAGCAGCTTGATGGATGCCAAGCTAGATACATTCCATGACTGTTTTGATCTTTGTATGTGTGAATGCACTCTGCTGTATCAGGGTTCCACAGCTTAGTGCTCTTATCATCAGAGCATGAAGCTATAACAGAGCCATCACTGGACATGGCGGCTCTTCTTACCCAGTTTGTATGACCAACAAATGAAGCTATGAACTTGTGCTTGTCGCTAGAccaaattttaactattttatcaTCTGATGCTGTTATTATctgtaaaaagtaaagttttaaataatatttaagtgtTAAAATAATGGCAATTAAAAATACAGATAAAGAAAGACATGATACCTTACTTCCATCTGGACTATACTGAACTGATCGCACAGTTTGTGAATGTGCTTTAAACATTCCTGTGCTGCCTGTGACAGTTGGCACCCATATTCTGACGGTTTTGTCACGAGACGCAGAAGCCATATATTTCCCTGATGGTGAAAATGTTACATCTGTTACAGCTTCATCATGGCCCTGAAATCTATAGCTTTTCATGGTACCACATAAGTCCCATAGCTATAGatgtaaaacaatattattaataatgaataataataaaagcaatatgttattaataatgaaaaatatattttataaaaaaattaatcatatacATAAAATTCTTGTGTCACAGTGTTAGTTACCATACTTCTCCAAAAAAGTTTATGGCAAACAGTGTtttgccattaaaataggctagttcaagctaaatctaattttttttaaagatctcGGTTATTAAATATAGTTGTGCATCCTTTGGACAATAATCATGCGCAGACAGACAGCAATGAAACAGCGAAACAACGAatagtaataaagaatattcaaTATTTACCAAAATACTATTATCTAATGAGCTACTAGCCAACTGCTTTTCATTGCGATTATAGAATAAAGCAGTTATGCTGTTACGGTGTCCTGTAAGTTGTTTTTCTAGCGACGGATCAAGACACATAGAATTACAATCCATTTTTTTGTTTCGATTCCAATATCATCGAATATATTTTCAGAAGTAACACAAACGGATAAAGAAATATGGAAATTTATAATTGAATTCACCGACGAAATTGAGTATCGATAGGaacaataaacaaatcaaatctCAAAATTCAAATCCACTTcaagttcaaaattcaaatcacAACATCAACATCAACAACGATCACAACAAAAACCACAGATTACTATATTTTATGAtaccacaaacgtcaaatgaagcaTGTACTAAAGAAAAACATATAAAGACCTATTAGAGGAATTGGCAAATGGCACTTGCAACCTCAGACGAATGTTAATATGTCTATGCCaagttactaaaaaaaaatggcgcATAGATTCTTTGACTCACAGACGACAAATAATGGTCGAAGCCATAACCACTGGCGacttgttatttttgttattaaaattgatCAAGAAAAAAGAATACATTGTCTATGTCAATCAATTGTCAAACATTTTCCGATCTTGCTACACgaggtattttttgttttgaaatcgCATTTCATAGAATAATCTTGTAAAAGTGCaatgtaaaattgaaaatatttgatcGAGACATTAAGTTAtcattaagtataaaaattagaTGCTAAAGTGTGTGACTTATTGCTTTATTAATTACATCAGCACGATTAACACCCGGTGCATACGAATTACGAATATGTTCATTTGGTATTAGAGTCATAAgccttgattttttaaaatttaattacagcAATGAACCGAGTAATATGAagtgaaatataattttgaatataagAACAGGAAGATAGGTATGTAATCAAATGTCGCTTAAGTGTACATACTCACTGCTCTCCACTTAAACTAACTCTTATTAAGTATTTCATCACACGAAAGCTTTTTGTTAGAGATGATACAAAAAGGCAACAATATGCATAATATAACCTAACTTGTTGTCttgtttaaaacaaatttaatggTAAATCTCAATacagaaatagtttttacaacAGTATTTAAGTTAGTGCTTATGCAGCAATCTTAACTGGTCGAAAATGATTGATTGTTGTGTACTCAATAAAGGTACACTTTATTCAATATTGAAATGGTTTGGAACATGATTTTGGGCACTTCTTTTTAAACTTTACAACTGtccattataaattatatataaaaaaataaactaatactgaattaaaattaaatactaaatatccaaactacaaacagacaaagttCATgattcaaacgtgtttgtaaaCTGAAACTTCTTGAAAtagcaattttaattttgaatacttAAACAAGGTATGgtgtcaaaaaaattaaagattttttcattttaaagcaGCAACTCCAAGCTACCATGAATGTTGGGGCGTTTGGAGAAAGGGAGGTAGCTCTCATTGCAGACGAGCTGAGCAATGCTGTGGAGTTGACACTCAATCCCACTGTTGCTCAGGAGGCAAGGAAACAAGCCTATACAGCCTGTGAGAggtaaacttgtttttttttaatagttactAGACGACCTggttattataatagtttatgtacagataattgtgcctctgagtatatattaagGTTGTTAAGTTTCTCCTTAGCAGGTCtgatataaagtaaaaaatcacTGCCTAATTATTGCACTCTCCTGAGATGTTCAACATGCAGCATTAAgccttaaatctatactaatattataaagctgaagagtttgtttgtttgtttgattgaacgtgctaatctcaggaactactggtccgatttgaaaaattctttctgtgttggatagcctatttatcgaggaaggctataggctatatattatccccgtattcctacgggaacgagaaccacgcgggtaaaaccgcgcggcgtcagctagtgtacttATATTTTCACCAGCAGTTATGTAGCTGCAATTTTAACAGcactcatgtgcctgtaatttacAATCAGcactcatgtgcctgtaattacttCTGGCTGTAATTTTAACAGCActcatggatagtcggaattatttgaattattttgtatgcaaacataaatagtttttattttttagtttgaaaTATAT
This window of the Bicyclus anynana chromosome 6, ilBicAnyn1.1, whole genome shotgun sequence genome carries:
- the LOC112048714 gene encoding uncharacterized protein LOC112048714, producing MSTTHIFNVEMTCEGCSGAVDRVLGRLKGQGVDSVSISLPEQKVSVTSTLSSDQLLEIIKKTGKKTTYVGSE
- the LOC112048715 gene encoding POC1 centriolar protein homolog A; amino-acid sequence: MDCNSMCLDPSLEKQLTGHRNSITALFYNRNEKQLASSSLDNSILLWDLCGTMKSYRFQGHDEAVTDVTFSPSGKYMASASRDKTVRIWVPTVTGSTGMFKAHSQTVRSVQYSPDGSKIITASDDKIVKIWSSDKHKFIASFVGHTNWVRRAAMSSDGSVIASCSDDKSTKLWNPDTAECIHTYKDQNSHGMYLAWHPSSCYIAVGTSKGNIKLYDVRTHNLVQYYSVHNDAVTQLAFHPSGSYILTASKDGKMKILDLLEGHPIFTLSGHNGAVNAVTFSPSGQSFASAGDDKMGVKMWYLCYHSKKYPVTNFAHIDNAIDVANESVRNASFQEGAPNAHSTAIDSMWQSEYHGSRPNSANVGNSQNVIGNTNSECHGECESAACLSYSVGHISHIPRTPPTPGTYTVPKIINKSIGTEKNYEDIYGMIKLGDNDVCYTSGTIEWVGRKRSFPINSGFKILGQTNRQISEPVVKKVKRLNTTFTSGLDKLDKIKECECADVLPTVNAIVDHLNALHEAVDLVDLRLNTLEDAISKND